From Candidatus Glassbacteria bacterium:
GCGTTTGTCCACATTGAACCACAGATACTTGGTATGCGATTTCATCCTGCCTCCTGGTGTTTCGGGTTATGGATTCGCGCTCAGTTCGTGTCTCGAGATGATATCGTAAATCGGGCCGCGGGGGGTGAGCGTGCTCTTGATCACGCAAACTTCGCTCACGGTCCAGGCCGGCCAGTCTGGCGACGCCGCCGCTCTGGTCCTTTCCCAGTCCGGCGGCGGACCGGGCCGTCGTCCCGCGCGGGCCAGGGTCAGGTGGGCGCTAAACGGTTTATCCGCCCTGCCGAAGCCGGACTCTTCCAGCCGCTCCTCGATCCCCGCGGCGAGTTCGGTCAGGTTGTCGATGTGCGCCAGCCCCAGCCAGACAACTCTCGGTTTACGAGGCGAACCGAAATGGCCCAGTCCGGTCGGCCGCAGGTCGAAAGAGGATATCGCGGCGGCAGCGCCCGCCACTGCCACGCTCGCATCCTCCAGCCGCGCCGTCTCTATCTCGCCCAGGAAGCGGAGGGTCAGATGAATATTGGCGGCCTTGACCCATTTCATTCCCGGCATGAGATCGTCCAGTGCGCCGGACAGCTCGCCGATCGCCGCACGCAAATCCGCCGGCGGTTCCAGGGCGATAAAAGTACGCATCCGCTCTCCCCTTATCAGTTGTCGAACGAGTGTTGGAATGATATGTCGATTTCCTGTCACCTAATATTCAGCATCCATGACGGATTGACAACACTCAGCTTGCGGTTGATTGACATCGTGTGAGGGATCAGCTTATTATTATGCCGCGGCGATGCGATCGATACCGGGGAGGCGGGAATGCGGCTAAGGTTTACCCTTTTCACATTTTGGATGGCGCTGTTGAGCGTTGCGGTCCCGATAGCGGATTACGGATTATCCCCGGCGGTGGCGGCCGGGCTTAGCTGGCGAACCCTCATCTCTCCGGCTCAGCTTCCGCTGCCCAGGGTCCAGGAGAGGCCGAACTATCCGCAGGGTTCACTGGGCAAGTGGCCGGGCGGCCACAAGGCGCCCAGCTTCATTGTCACCCTGTTCGTGATCGGGCTGCTGGCCGCAGCGGTGGTGGCGTTCGTAATTTACGCCGGGCGGCAGAAAAAAGCTGAGCGGGAGGCGGCCGAGAAGCTGCGCAGGCGGCGGGAATCGGATGATAAGTAATCGTTTCCGCGGATCACTGCCCAACTTCAGGCATGGAGGTATACATTGACAGGCACTGCAACGAAAAATAAATCCGGCGTTCAGCACAGCAACCCCGGATTGTTTATTATCCTGCGTCCCCGCGATGACGCGTACTCGATTTTGCGCCGGGTGTCGCGGGCCTCAGCGAGTGAACGGACGGCCAAGGACTTCGTGGATTTTTTCGGCAACCTCAGCGTGATGGTCCATTTCGGGCCGCTGAGCACGGAGCTGGTGGACGATGAAGACCGCTGGCGGGAGTTGGTCCCGCGCTGCGGCCAGGGACTGGACGCCGAGCGCGAAATCTACACCGGCGGCAGTGGCAGCCAGCAGTTCATGATTGTGTACCTGACGGATAAAGCCACCGGCAA
This genomic window contains:
- the thpR gene encoding RNA 2',3'-cyclic phosphodiesterase, with product MTGNRHIIPTLVRQLIRGERMRTFIALEPPADLRAAIGELSGALDDLMPGMKWVKAANIHLTLRFLGEIETARLEDASVAVAGAAAAISSFDLRPTGLGHFGSPRKPRVVWLGLAHIDNLTELAAGIEERLEESGFGRADKPFSAHLTLARAGRRPGPPPDWERTRAAASPDWPAWTVSEVCVIKSTLTPRGPIYDIISRHELSANP